From one Lycium barbarum isolate Lr01 chromosome 6, ASM1917538v2, whole genome shotgun sequence genomic stretch:
- the LOC132643972 gene encoding uncharacterized protein LOC132643972: MRICVDYRDLNRASPKDIFPLPNIHILIDNCTKHEVQSFVDCYASYHQILMDEEDAQKMALITPWGVYHYRVMPFGLKNASATYMRAMTSIFHDMMHREIEVLRKYDLKLNPAKCAFGGPTGKLLGFIISRRGIELDPTNIKAIQELLPPKTNKKVMSFLGRLNYNGRFIAQSTVIVEPILKLLKKDAPTKWTGGLSEIIRHNQKILVKTTLFGPAKTGNPFTAIYVNIRKCFWIFLGRKGVLCFNLGVPEIKTLYGCIHDSFDLKNGPPKKAVKGKALADLLAGSLVDDNPVPLWTYFPDEEVMTIEGEKNEDELGWKVYFNGAVNFKGLRIGAVLVSDSGQYYPVAAKLNFNCTNNMAEYEAFIIDLRLALDMDVRNLQRMGHKKEKIIPYVGLVQRLADRFQEVKFKNIPRTQNEFADALATIASMIQHPDSKYIDPVRVKIRDQPAHCAFVEVEIDGKSWYINIKMYLEKGEYPEGITINQKKTIKKLAVTP; encoded by the exons ATGAGGATCTGTGTGGACTATCGTGATCTCAACCGCGCTAGTCCAAAAGATATTTTTCCACTCCCTAacattcacatacttattgacaATTGCACCAAGCATGAGGTACAGTCTTTTGTGGACTGTTACGCAAGTTATCATCAGatactgatggatgaagaagatgctcagaAAATGGCCCTCATCACACCATGGGGAGTATATCACTACCGGGTAATGCCTTTCGGGCTCAAGAATGCCagcgctacttacatgagggcaaTGACCTccatttttcatgatatgatgcatagagagatCGAGGT ACTCCGCAAatacgatttgaagttgaatcctgctaAATGCGCATTTGGAGGGCCTACCGGAAAGTTGCTAGGATTCATAATCAGTCGTCGTGGTATTGAGTTGGATCCCACAAATATCAAAGCAATTCAAGAACTCCTACCACCAAAGACAAATAAAAAGGTCATGAGTTTcctaggaaggttgaattacaatGGGCGCTTCATTGCCCAGTCCACAGTAATTGTAGAaccaattctcaaactcctcaagaaagatgctccaaccaAATGGACAGGAGGTTTGTCAGAAATCATTCgacacaatcaaaagatactTGTCAAAACCACCCTTTTTGGTCCCGCTAAAACCGGAAATCCCTTTACTGCTATATATGTCaatatcagaaaatgcttttgg ATATTCCTTGGTAGAAAAGGCGTGTTGTGCTTTAACCTGGGTGTCCCAGAAattaagacattatatggctgcatacacgactcatttgatctcaaaAATGGACCCCCTAAG AAAGCAGTTAAGGGGAAAGCATTAGCAGATTTACTGGCAGGAAGCCTAGTGGATGACAACCCCGTACCTTTATGGACTTacttcccggatgaagaagtgaTGACAATTGAGGGCGaaaaaaatgaagatgaattaggCTGGAAAGTATACTTTAATGGAGCGGTTAACTTTAAAGGATTAAGAATCGGAGCTGTTTTGGTGTCAgactcaggccaatattatccagtggccGCCAAATTGAACTTCAActgcaccaacaacatggctgaatacgaagcTTTCATCATAGATCTTCGTTTAGCCCTTGACATGGATGTGCGAAACCTTCAG AGAATGGGCCACAAAAAGGAGAAGATCATACCgtatgttggacttgtgcaaagacTGGCAGATCGGttccaagaagtcaagttcaaaaATATACCAAGAACCCAaaatgagtttgctgatgcatTGGCGACAATAGCATCAATGATTCAGCATCCTGACAGTAAATACATTGATCCTGTTAGAGTCAAAATCAGAGATCAACCAGctcactgtgcttttgtagaagTAGAGATTGATGGAAAATCTTGGTATATCAACATTAAAATGTACTTGGAGAAAGGAGAGTATCCTGAAGGAATCACCATCAATCAGAAGAAGACTATCAAGAAGTtagctgtcacaccctaa